In Akkermansia muciniphila, one DNA window encodes the following:
- a CDS encoding ATP-binding protein — MIIEQEEFQKKLKRINLAYFSDPDRIIAISKGNSVVRQGEQNKRLYLILSGSVVSYRHVVKEDPETASTSHKIYKAFRAGPGDYLGVQSFFSGWFRSSSDLIAETDLELAYIDTATPAVDEERYGTLLEQFVPAIVHELAARNTRVFDRTAEKEEALRMLHRSEMAATLGQLSAGIAHELNNSLGVLSRKTDFVLESLDNMFRQENAFRYTLYNKGLEGSSSASTSEQRRLARQFEKNYGLSQDVAKALALIPDIQNQPELLDKPFLSQLEQNLPYWELGHDLHDMKLAVRHATAIVRSVRLLGGGNTRREEGVNVTDSLTEAVALVKSSLRGVDFEMVLPPRDSVPGIFADMTELVQIWINLLQNACDALKIENTPNPSIHVECRVEKISSKDQTSHTTREILVSVTDNGPGVPKDLHEKIFRPNFTTKKKGLSFGLGLGLTIVRRIVDSYGGRIRLESVPGHTVFTIIIPTINNYGKN; from the coding sequence ATGATCATTGAACAGGAGGAATTCCAGAAAAAATTAAAACGCATCAATCTGGCGTATTTTTCCGATCCGGACCGCATTATTGCCATCAGCAAGGGAAACAGCGTCGTCCGCCAGGGGGAACAGAACAAAAGGCTTTACCTGATTTTATCCGGCAGCGTGGTCTCCTACCGCCACGTCGTTAAAGAAGACCCGGAAACAGCTTCCACGTCCCATAAAATCTATAAGGCGTTCCGGGCAGGCCCCGGAGACTATTTGGGAGTGCAAAGTTTCTTCTCCGGATGGTTCCGCAGCTCCTCCGATCTCATTGCGGAAACTGATTTGGAACTGGCCTATATCGACACCGCCACCCCCGCCGTGGACGAGGAACGCTACGGAACGCTTCTGGAACAGTTTGTTCCCGCCATTGTCCATGAACTGGCGGCGCGCAATACCCGCGTCTTTGACCGCACTGCGGAAAAGGAAGAAGCGCTGCGGATGCTCCACCGTTCTGAAATGGCCGCCACCCTGGGGCAGTTATCCGCCGGAATAGCCCATGAGCTCAACAATTCCCTGGGAGTTCTGTCCCGTAAAACGGACTTTGTTCTGGAATCTCTGGACAACATGTTCCGCCAGGAAAACGCCTTCCGGTACACCCTGTACAATAAAGGGTTGGAAGGGTCTTCCTCCGCGTCCACTTCCGAACAGCGCAGGCTGGCGCGCCAGTTTGAAAAAAATTACGGGCTTTCCCAGGACGTGGCCAAGGCCCTGGCCCTGATTCCGGACATACAGAATCAGCCGGAACTGCTGGACAAGCCATTCCTCAGCCAGCTGGAACAAAACCTCCCTTATTGGGAATTGGGACACGACCTGCATGACATGAAACTGGCTGTCCGGCACGCTACAGCCATTGTCCGCTCCGTTCGCCTGCTGGGGGGAGGCAACACCAGGCGGGAAGAAGGAGTGAACGTGACGGATTCCCTTACGGAAGCTGTTGCGCTGGTCAAGTCCAGTCTGCGCGGCGTTGATTTTGAAATGGTCCTGCCTCCCAGAGACTCCGTGCCCGGTATCTTCGCGGATATGACGGAGCTCGTTCAAATTTGGATCAACCTGCTTCAGAACGCCTGCGACGCGCTGAAAATAGAAAATACCCCCAACCCTTCCATCCATGTAGAATGCCGGGTGGAAAAAATCAGCAGCAAGGACCAGACATCCCATACCACCCGCGAAATTCTGGTCTCCGTCACGGACAACGGCCCCGGCGTTCCAAAGGACCTGCATGAAAAAATTTTCCGTCCCAACTTCACTACCAAAAAGAAAGGGCTTTCCTTCGGCCTGGGGCTGGGGCTCACCATCGTCCGGCGCATTGTGGACAGCTACGGCGGCCGCATCCGCCTGGAGAGCGTTCCGGGCCATACCGTTTTTACGATAATCATACCAACCATCAACAATTATGGAAAAAATTAA
- a CDS encoding SLC13 family permease, whose protein sequence is MSETQNKLLKAAISLAAAGVVFFLPFASWGIQLSPIEIRVIAMFVMAALFWILEPIPIWTTSVMVITLSLLCVSNGSLSFLMPERYDKAAVSSILDDAIGKGINPEIVGKLKENVETRLNKKTKLDAEEVRMTLGFQLMDAYEKIDLNAQELSREGKTEEAARQESIAAQLKTAAGRLYSKEITSRIQGLQFVNTMQQKSTMATFADPIIMLFLGGFFLAAAATKYRLDMNLAKVLLKPFGTNPKFVLLGLMSVTALFSMFMSNTATAAMMLAILTPVLSLFTPEDKGRAAFALAIPIAANLGGIGTPIGTPPNAIALKALQGMGLDVSFGKWLMFGIPFVIVMILIAWLLLLWLFPISQKKLELQVGGKFLRTPKAIIVYVTFAVTVLLWVTGKGVHGLDSNTIAMIPIAVFAITETITREDLKKMGWDVLWLVAGGFALGLALQDTGLAKNLIGSIPFAEWSPFPLMVGTGIICLFMATFMSHTATASLLIPIIAVVGVNMGDNLAPMGGVTALLVSVAFASSLGMSLPISTPPNALAYATGLVSSKGMAVSGVILGILGMILTYVMMMILAQCHAF, encoded by the coding sequence ATGAGTGAAACCCAAAACAAGCTGCTCAAGGCAGCTATCAGCCTGGCCGCCGCAGGAGTCGTCTTCTTCCTGCCTTTCGCTTCATGGGGAATCCAATTAAGCCCTATTGAAATCCGCGTTATCGCCATGTTCGTCATGGCGGCGCTTTTCTGGATTCTGGAACCCATCCCTATCTGGACCACCTCCGTGATGGTCATTACCCTGTCCCTGCTGTGCGTCTCCAACGGCTCTCTCTCATTCCTGATGCCGGAGCGTTATGACAAGGCGGCGGTATCCTCCATTCTGGATGACGCCATAGGCAAAGGGATCAATCCGGAGATAGTCGGCAAACTGAAGGAAAATGTTGAAACCCGGCTCAATAAGAAAACCAAGCTGGACGCGGAAGAAGTGAGGATGACCCTGGGGTTTCAGCTCATGGACGCTTATGAAAAAATAGATCTGAACGCGCAGGAACTGTCCCGTGAAGGAAAAACGGAAGAAGCCGCCAGGCAGGAATCCATAGCCGCCCAGCTCAAGACCGCAGCCGGACGCCTGTACAGCAAGGAAATAACCTCACGCATCCAGGGGCTGCAATTTGTCAACACCATGCAGCAAAAATCCACAATGGCCACCTTTGCGGATCCCATCATCATGCTTTTCCTGGGCGGCTTTTTCCTGGCTGCGGCCGCGACCAAATACAGGCTGGACATGAACCTGGCCAAAGTACTTTTGAAACCCTTCGGAACCAATCCCAAATTTGTGCTTCTGGGGCTGATGTCCGTAACGGCCCTTTTCTCCATGTTTATGAGCAACACGGCTACCGCCGCCATGATGCTCGCCATCCTGACGCCGGTGCTGTCCCTGTTTACTCCGGAAGACAAAGGCCGCGCCGCCTTTGCCCTGGCCATCCCCATCGCCGCCAACCTCGGCGGCATCGGAACGCCTATCGGCACGCCCCCCAACGCAATCGCGCTGAAGGCGCTGCAGGGTATGGGGCTGGACGTTTCCTTCGGCAAATGGCTCATGTTCGGCATTCCTTTCGTCATCGTCATGATTCTGATTGCGTGGCTTCTCCTGCTGTGGCTGTTCCCCATCTCCCAAAAGAAACTGGAACTGCAGGTGGGTGGTAAATTCCTGAGAACCCCCAAGGCCATTATCGTTTACGTTACCTTTGCCGTTACCGTTCTGCTGTGGGTAACGGGCAAGGGAGTGCACGGGCTGGACTCCAATACCATCGCCATGATTCCCATCGCCGTCTTTGCCATTACGGAAACCATCACCAGGGAAGACTTGAAGAAAATGGGCTGGGACGTGCTCTGGCTGGTAGCCGGCGGCTTTGCCCTGGGGCTGGCCCTGCAAGACACCGGACTGGCAAAAAACCTAATCGGCTCCATTCCCTTTGCCGAATGGTCCCCCTTCCCGCTCATGGTGGGCACGGGAATCATCTGCCTGTTCATGGCCACCTTCATGAGCCATACGGCTACGGCCTCCCTGCTCATTCCGATTATCGCGGTCGTCGGCGTCAACATGGGCGACAATCTGGCCCCTATGGGCGGCGTTACCGCCCTGCTGGTATCCGTGGCGTTCGCCTCCTCCCTGGGCATGAGCCTTCCCATCAGCACTCCCCCCAACGCCCTGGCCTATGCCACCGGCCTGGTCAGTTCCAAGGGGATGGCCGTTTCCGGCGTCATTCTGGGCATCCTGGGCATGATTTTGACCTATGTCATGATGATGATTCTTGCCCAATGCCATGCTTTTTAA
- a CDS encoding anaerobic ribonucleoside-triphosphate reductase activating protein, with the protein MGTGRGIADITPLTLLDFPNKVACIFWLRGCNLFCQYCYNVSLVRGTDSPAGDRTDYLDFLRDRVGFLDGVVLSGGECTLCPDLIPICRNIRQLGFAVKIDTNGTRPGVVKTLVEEGLCDYIALDYKAPEKLFGSITGRPDLFPFFTQTLDYLINRNFPFEVRTTIHSGLLGEKEINQISGDLTSRGYKGTYYLQNFFNTEETLGQIGAPERMIDLSLLNTHIPIGLRNFPITEKTPGSNSGKQQPPPLT; encoded by the coding sequence ATGGGAACGGGTCGGGGCATAGCAGACATCACGCCGCTCACCTTGCTGGATTTTCCAAATAAGGTGGCTTGCATCTTCTGGCTGAGAGGCTGTAATTTGTTTTGTCAGTACTGTTACAACGTCTCTCTGGTCAGGGGAACGGATTCTCCCGCCGGAGACCGGACGGACTACCTTGATTTTCTCAGAGATCGGGTGGGATTTCTGGACGGAGTAGTCCTGTCCGGCGGCGAGTGCACGCTGTGTCCCGACCTTATCCCTATCTGCCGCAATATACGGCAGCTTGGCTTCGCAGTCAAAATAGACACTAACGGCACCCGGCCCGGCGTGGTGAAAACGCTGGTGGAAGAAGGGCTTTGCGACTATATTGCACTGGATTACAAAGCGCCGGAAAAACTGTTCGGCTCCATTACCGGGCGTCCGGACTTATTTCCCTTCTTCACTCAAACGCTGGATTATCTGATCAACAGAAATTTCCCGTTTGAGGTGCGGACAACAATCCACTCCGGCCTTCTCGGGGAAAAGGAAATCAACCAGATCAGCGGGGATCTGACGTCGCGCGGCTATAAAGGGACCTACTACCTCCAGAACTTTTTTAATACAGAGGAAACGCTCGGCCAAATCGGCGCTCCTGAACGGATGATTGACTTATCCCTGCTAAATACGCACATCCCCATAGGGTTGCGCAACTTCCCCATCACGGAGAAAACGCCCGGCTCCAACTCCGGAAAACAGCAGCCGCCCCCTCTGACATAA
- the nrdD gene encoding anaerobic ribonucleoside-triphosphate reductase yields MTKQEILSKYAQDRTRCTVYTRVMGYHRPVETFNAGKQGEFHDRVHFVEPGRPCSCSAQTEQPR; encoded by the coding sequence ATGACCAAACAGGAAATATTAAGCAAGTACGCACAGGACCGGACCCGCTGCACCGTTTACACGCGCGTCATGGGCTATCACCGCCCTGTGGAAACTTTCAATGCCGGCAAACAGGGCGAGTTCCATGACCGCGTCCACTTCGTGGAACCGGGCCGCCCCTGCTCCTGTTCCGCCCAAACGGAACAGCCGCGATAA
- a CDS encoding ribonucleoside triphosphate reductase, which yields MATSIIKRSGKKEQYQGYKIEEAIRKAFHSSGTAYNRSIYEEVEAKLSHQDSAHVEEIQDMIERALFRSGYFDTAKAFITYRFLHKMQREQLGGLYSGNTYVDCKQTVEEYIGQSDWRIAANSNTTYSNAGLINNTAGKVIANYWLDQVYSAREGAAHREGDYHIHDLDCLTGYCAGWSLRNLLNEGFNGVRSRVNSRPPRHFREALGQMANFLGILQSEWAGAQAFSSFDTFLAPYVFKDQTDFPRIKKDIRSFVYNLNVPSRWGQSPFTNVTIDWTVPRDLRDQAPFSGGEHLFEGIEDANLLALARERGANKLTELTYKHFQKEMNLINKAFYEVLTEGDSTGQPFTFPIPTVNITEDFDWEGENVPLLFENAAKIGSSYFQNFIGSQYTVNEHGERVPDERAYKPDAVRSMCCRLQLDLRELLKRGGGLFGSAEMTGSIGVVTINLARLGYLFKQNREALFARLGELLDLAKSCLEKKRAFVQEMYDRGLYPYTKRYLPTFRNHFSTIGVNGMNELLRNFSNDTMDITSEEGRVFAEEILEFIRLRMQEYQEETGNLYNLEATPAEGTTHRFAREDQKRYPDIIQAGPVGQRYYTNSSQLPVDHTSDLFRALQLQDELQCCYTGGTVFHMYMNEAISSPEACRDIVRKVLTRFRMPYLTVTPLFSVCEKHGYLRGEHEYCPFCDEELLHIHRHE from the coding sequence ATGGCAACAAGCATCATCAAACGTTCCGGGAAAAAGGAACAATACCAGGGCTATAAGATTGAAGAGGCCATTAGAAAAGCCTTCCACAGCTCCGGGACCGCCTACAACCGTTCCATCTATGAAGAGGTGGAAGCCAAGCTGAGCCATCAGGACAGCGCGCATGTGGAAGAGATTCAGGACATGATTGAACGCGCCCTGTTCCGCTCCGGATATTTTGACACGGCCAAGGCCTTCATCACCTACCGTTTCCTGCACAAGATGCAGCGCGAACAGCTTGGCGGCCTTTATTCCGGCAATACCTACGTGGACTGCAAGCAGACGGTAGAGGAATATATCGGCCAAAGCGACTGGCGCATTGCCGCCAACTCCAATACCACGTATTCCAATGCGGGGCTCATCAACAACACGGCGGGCAAAGTGATCGCCAACTATTGGCTGGACCAGGTTTACTCCGCACGGGAAGGAGCCGCGCACCGGGAAGGGGATTACCACATCCATGACCTGGATTGCCTGACTGGATACTGCGCCGGATGGAGCCTCCGCAACCTGCTCAATGAAGGATTCAACGGCGTGCGCAGCCGCGTGAACAGCAGGCCGCCCCGCCACTTCCGGGAAGCCCTGGGCCAGATGGCGAACTTTCTGGGCATTCTGCAAAGCGAATGGGCCGGCGCCCAGGCCTTCAGCTCCTTTGACACCTTCCTGGCGCCCTACGTTTTCAAGGACCAGACAGACTTTCCCCGCATCAAGAAAGACATCCGCAGTTTCGTCTATAACCTGAACGTGCCCTCACGCTGGGGACAGTCTCCCTTTACCAACGTCACGATTGACTGGACTGTGCCGCGCGACCTGCGGGACCAGGCCCCCTTCAGCGGAGGGGAACACCTCTTTGAAGGAATAGAAGACGCGAACCTGCTCGCCCTGGCGAGGGAACGCGGCGCCAACAAGCTGACGGAGCTGACCTACAAGCATTTCCAAAAGGAAATGAACCTGATCAACAAGGCCTTTTACGAAGTTCTCACGGAAGGGGACAGCACCGGACAGCCCTTTACCTTCCCCATCCCCACCGTCAACATCACGGAAGACTTTGACTGGGAAGGGGAAAATGTGCCTCTCCTGTTTGAAAACGCCGCCAAAATCGGTTCCTCCTACTTCCAGAACTTCATCGGCAGCCAGTACACCGTCAATGAACACGGGGAACGCGTGCCTGACGAACGGGCCTACAAGCCGGATGCCGTGCGTTCCATGTGCTGCCGCCTCCAGCTGGACCTGCGGGAACTGCTTAAACGCGGCGGCGGCCTTTTCGGCTCCGCGGAAATGACCGGCTCCATCGGCGTGGTGACCATCAACCTGGCCCGGCTGGGCTACCTGTTCAAACAAAACCGGGAGGCCCTGTTCGCCAGGCTGGGAGAACTGCTGGACCTGGCCAAATCCTGCCTGGAAAAGAAAAGGGCCTTCGTTCAGGAAATGTATGACCGCGGCCTGTATCCCTACACCAAACGCTACCTGCCCACCTTCCGCAACCATTTCTCCACCATTGGCGTCAACGGCATGAACGAGCTGCTGCGCAATTTCTCCAACGACACGATGGACATCACCTCTGAAGAAGGCAGGGTCTTTGCTGAAGAGATTCTGGAATTCATCCGCTTGCGCATGCAGGAATACCAGGAAGAAACCGGCAACCTGTACAACCTGGAAGCCACGCCCGCGGAAGGCACCACGCACCGCTTCGCCCGCGAAGACCAGAAACGCTATCCCGACATCATCCAGGCCGGCCCCGTGGGGCAGCGTTATTACACGAACAGTTCCCAGCTTCCCGTGGATCACACGAGCGACCTGTTCCGGGCGCTCCAGCTTCAGGATGAACTTCAATGCTGCTACACGGGAGGAACCGTCTTCCACATGTACATGAACGAAGCCATCAGCTCCCCGGAAGCCTGCCGGGACATTGTCCGCAAAGTGCTGACCCGTTTCCGCATGCCGTACCTCACCGTCACCCCCCTCTTCTCCGTTTGCGAGAAGCACGGCTACCTGCGCGGGGAGCACGAATACTGCCCCTTCTGCGATGAGGAGCTGCTTCATATCCACAGGCATGAATAA
- a CDS encoding phosphoethanolamine transferase, whose product MIPPHASAGSAERYPSTYGLLTVICQALRSAFIPRRMRCLWAAGLAAALAANPYVLNDGQSLLMSCLGIACSASLLCGTILFCLKYRFTAYVLLPVIILFNAGLYMMQMRYGLTLNLSVLSSMAETNFREACAFCTPASIAGTLLLTGFIYLAIYWSRRSLRQKATWGALTCIWSLYGALLLLSIPAASYSSEPLYLYYTSDKAKGWPLVDFTMTCKLADEYITQDAERFNTLRNLPSSAEPLSRCEAPDDLAVVFHMGESVRADHLPLNGYHRNTMPRLSRESNVVSFPHATSFGIVTRISAIGMFTDAELRRRAPGHSSFIDLFNKHGFHTVRIMDLSGDSIHDYSLGILTRSCREREQTPPQHQTPGMMQERTSLVMEKSLKRHGRDRQLYIIYNNGSHMAFSYPAQAERFTPASCNMDDPKAHLEETVNAYDNSIVDLDASIHRMIALLKNRPAIYFYCSDHGVALGEEGKMFQGHILPPVYRPAMFIWYSDAFASRYPDMVRALKANRLKAVSHDHIFHTLLSLASIRSEIVRNELNLASPDARETPAPLQPETLAEWLPVPAPPQPHP is encoded by the coding sequence ATGATCCCTCCCCATGCATCCGCCGGTTCCGCAGAACGGTATCCGTCCACATACGGCCTGTTGACCGTTATCTGCCAGGCTCTGCGCTCCGCGTTCATTCCCCGCCGCATGCGATGCCTCTGGGCGGCCGGACTTGCGGCGGCTCTGGCGGCTAATCCCTATGTGCTCAACGACGGCCAGAGCCTGTTGATGAGCTGCCTGGGCATCGCCTGCTCCGCGTCCCTGCTCTGCGGCACCATTCTTTTCTGCCTGAAATACCGCTTCACCGCCTATGTCCTTCTTCCGGTCATTATCCTGTTTAATGCGGGCCTGTACATGATGCAGATGCGGTACGGATTGACCCTGAACCTTTCCGTGCTTTCCAGCATGGCGGAGACCAATTTCCGGGAAGCCTGCGCTTTCTGTACCCCCGCATCCATTGCAGGGACACTGCTTCTGACCGGGTTTATCTACCTGGCCATCTACTGGAGCCGCCGTTCCCTGCGCCAAAAAGCCACATGGGGCGCACTGACATGCATTTGGAGCCTGTACGGGGCCCTTCTGCTGCTGAGCATTCCGGCAGCCTCCTACAGCTCGGAACCCCTTTATCTTTATTATACGTCCGACAAAGCAAAAGGCTGGCCTCTCGTGGATTTCACAATGACGTGCAAACTGGCGGACGAATACATCACCCAGGATGCGGAACGCTTCAACACATTGCGGAATCTGCCGTCCAGCGCGGAACCCCTTTCCCGCTGCGAAGCCCCGGATGACCTGGCCGTGGTTTTCCACATGGGGGAAAGCGTCCGGGCGGACCATCTTCCCCTGAACGGGTACCACCGGAATACGATGCCCCGGCTTTCCAGAGAGTCCAACGTCGTCTCCTTCCCCCACGCCACCTCCTTCGGCATTGTGACCAGAATTTCAGCTATCGGCATGTTTACGGACGCGGAACTGCGCCGCCGCGCCCCCGGTCACTCATCCTTCATTGACCTGTTCAACAAACACGGGTTCCATACTGTCCGCATCATGGATTTGAGCGGAGATTCCATTCATGACTATTCCCTGGGCATCCTGACACGGAGCTGCCGCGAACGGGAACAGACGCCGCCCCAGCACCAGACGCCCGGAATGATGCAGGAACGCACCTCCCTGGTCATGGAGAAATCCCTGAAACGCCACGGCCGCGACAGGCAGCTCTACATCATTTACAATAACGGAAGCCATATGGCGTTCAGCTACCCCGCACAGGCGGAACGTTTTACCCCGGCATCCTGCAATATGGACGACCCCAAGGCCCATCTGGAAGAAACCGTCAATGCTTATGATAATTCCATCGTGGACCTGGATGCCTCCATTCACCGCATGATTGCACTGTTGAAGAACAGGCCCGCCATTTATTTTTACTGTTCCGACCACGGCGTAGCGCTGGGCGAGGAAGGAAAAATGTTCCAGGGCCATATTCTGCCGCCCGTTTACCGGCCTGCCATGTTCATCTGGTATTCGGACGCTTTCGCCTCACGCTATCCGGACATGGTTCGCGCCCTGAAAGCCAACCGGCTGAAAGCCGTCTCCCACGACCACATCTTCCATACCCTTCTTTCCCTGGCTTCCATCCGGTCGGAAATCGTCAGAAACGAGCTGAACCTGGCTTCTCCGGACGCGCGGGAAACTCCGGCCCCCCTCCAGCCGGAAACGCTGGCGGAATGGCTGCCCGTTCCCGCGCCGCCGCAACCGCATCCGTAA